A stretch of the Thermus thermophilus genome encodes the following:
- the soxA gene encoding sulfur oxidation c-type cytochrome SoxA, whose translation MRQGLGLLLAALLLGVALAQGDVDPREEAKRQKQLLLETAGILPTELIVAQGEELFNRKGPSGKTMAECDFGLGKGVLEGAAARLPRYFLDTNRVEDLDSRIVTCMTRVQGFKPEEVKRSEVVAVAFYIASKSTGHRIQVRLLFPEERELYALGEKLFYARSGARDVGCATCHVTYVGRRAGVLPYADVLGKDKSWTHWPAYRYSNDQAWTMQDRIRACYGNIAHPPPALYSRPILALELFLAYNNNGAVVEEWPAFVR comes from the coding sequence ATGCGCCAGGGCCTGGGTTTATTGCTCGCCGCCCTCCTTCTAGGGGTGGCCTTGGCCCAGGGCGACGTGGACCCTAGGGAGGAGGCCAAGCGGCAGAAGCAACTCCTCTTGGAGACTGCGGGCATCCTCCCCACGGAGCTCATCGTGGCCCAAGGGGAGGAGCTCTTTAACCGCAAGGGCCCGAGCGGCAAGACCATGGCCGAGTGCGACTTCGGCCTGGGAAAGGGGGTCCTGGAGGGGGCGGCGGCCAGGCTTCCCCGCTACTTCCTGGACACGAACCGGGTTGAGGACCTGGACAGCCGCATCGTCACCTGCATGACCCGGGTCCAGGGCTTCAAGCCCGAAGAGGTGAAGCGCTCCGAGGTGGTGGCCGTCGCCTTCTACATCGCCAGCAAGTCCACGGGGCACAGGATCCAAGTCCGCCTGCTTTTCCCCGAAGAGCGGGAGCTTTACGCCCTCGGGGAAAAGCTCTTTTATGCCCGGAGCGGGGCCCGGGACGTGGGGTGCGCCACCTGCCACGTGACCTACGTGGGCCGGCGCGCCGGGGTCCTGCCCTACGCCGACGTCCTGGGCAAGGACAAGTCCTGGACCCACTGGCCCGCCTACCGCTACTCCAACGACCAGGCCTGGACCATGCAGGACCGGATCCGGGCCTGCTACGGCAACATCGCCCACCCCCCGCCCGCCCTTTACTCCCGGCCCATCCTGGCCCTGGAGCTCTTCCTGGCCTACAACAACAACGGGGCCGTGGTGGAGGAGTGGCCCGCCTTTGTGCGGTGA
- the soxX gene encoding sulfur oxidation c-type cytochrome SoxX, with amino-acid sequence MRKVLVALFALALAFALAQRYFTEEELKRIQDGGKAYAEVFVNQRPDQALCSIHRNRLPADLLPKFLEEQRALIKYPASGKLMGDWRKGGAIFNNLQKANCFSCHYGSPEHLGGDVGPSLEKYGLNRGQSEAVQRYTYEVIYNAWAYFPCTVMYRFGAQGLLTPEEIADVVAYLLDPESDFNTKPAVGSR; translated from the coding sequence ATGCGGAAGGTTCTCGTAGCCCTTTTTGCCTTGGCCCTGGCCTTCGCCCTGGCCCAGCGCTACTTCACCGAGGAGGAGCTGAAGCGGATTCAGGACGGGGGTAAGGCCTACGCCGAGGTCTTCGTCAACCAGCGCCCCGACCAGGCCCTCTGCTCCATCCACCGGAACCGCCTCCCCGCCGACCTCCTTCCCAAGTTCCTGGAAGAGCAGCGGGCCCTGATCAAGTACCCCGCTTCCGGGAAGCTTATGGGGGACTGGAGGAAGGGCGGGGCCATCTTCAACAACCTGCAGAAGGCCAACTGCTTCTCCTGCCACTATGGCTCCCCCGAGCACCTGGGGGGCGACGTGGGCCCGAGCCTGGAGAAGTACGGCCTCAATCGGGGCCAGTCGGAGGCGGTGCAGCGGTACACCTACGAGGTGATCTACAACGCCTGGGCCTACTTCCCCTGCACCGTCATGTACCGCTTCGGGGCCCAGGGCCTCCTCACCCCCGAGGAGATCGCCGACGTGGTGGCCTACCTCCTGGACCCGGAAAGCGACTTCAACACCAAGCCGGCGGTGGGGTCTAGATGA
- the soxB gene encoding thiosulfohydrolase SoxB — protein MNRRELLQLLSALAVLGPRGWARALEDPRSLYDLPPYGDATLLFFSDLHAQAFPHYFMEPPNLIAPKPLMGRPGYLTGEAILRYYGVERGTPLAYLLSHVDFVELARTFGPIGGMGALTALIRDQKARVEAEGGKALVLDGGDTWTNSGLSLLTRGEAPVRWQNLVGVDHMVSHWEWTLGRERVEELLGLFQGEFLSYNIVDELFGDPLFPAYRIHRVGPYALAVVGASYPYVKVSHPEAFTEGLSFALDERRLQEAVDQARAEGANAVVLLSHNGMQLDAALAGRIQGIDLILSGHTHDLTPRPWRVGKTWIVAGSAAGKALMRVDLKLWKGGIANLRVRVLPVLAEHLPKAEDVEAFLKAQLAPHQDHLFTPLALSETLLYKRDTLYSTWDQLVGEAVRAIYPEVEVVFSPAVRWGTTILPGQAITWDHLYAYTGFTYPELYLFYLRGEQIKAVLEDIASNVFTPDPFYQQGGDVSRVFGLRYVLDPDAPTGARIREVEVGGRPLDPNRRYLVAAYGGRLQRVGEAKPGYEPKPIYEVLAEYLRSVGRVRVRPEPNVKVIGRSYRLPEVWE, from the coding sequence ATGAACCGCAGGGAGCTCCTTCAGCTTCTTTCCGCCCTGGCGGTCCTGGGGCCTAGGGGTTGGGCCCGGGCCCTCGAGGACCCCAGGTCCCTTTACGACCTCCCCCCTTACGGGGACGCCACCCTCCTCTTCTTCTCCGACCTCCATGCCCAAGCCTTCCCCCACTACTTCATGGAGCCCCCGAACCTCATCGCCCCCAAGCCCCTCATGGGCCGCCCGGGTTACCTCACGGGAGAGGCCATCCTCCGCTACTACGGCGTGGAGCGGGGCACGCCCCTCGCCTACCTCCTCTCCCACGTGGACTTCGTGGAGCTCGCCCGCACCTTCGGGCCCATAGGGGGGATGGGCGCCCTCACCGCCCTCATCCGCGACCAGAAGGCCCGGGTGGAGGCGGAAGGGGGTAAGGCCTTGGTCCTGGACGGCGGGGACACCTGGACCAACTCCGGGCTTTCCCTCCTCACCCGGGGCGAGGCCCCGGTGCGGTGGCAGAACCTCGTGGGGGTGGACCACATGGTCTCCCACTGGGAGTGGACCCTGGGGCGGGAGCGCGTGGAGGAGCTCCTTGGGCTCTTCCAGGGAGAGTTCCTCTCCTACAACATCGTGGACGAGCTCTTCGGCGACCCCCTCTTCCCCGCCTACCGCATCCACCGGGTGGGGCCCTACGCCCTGGCGGTGGTGGGGGCGAGCTACCCCTACGTCAAGGTCTCCCACCCCGAGGCCTTTACGGAGGGCCTCTCCTTCGCCCTGGACGAGAGGCGGCTCCAGGAGGCGGTGGACCAGGCCCGCGCCGAGGGGGCGAACGCCGTGGTCCTCCTCTCCCACAACGGGATGCAGCTGGACGCCGCCTTGGCGGGGCGGATCCAGGGGATTGACCTCATCCTCTCCGGCCACACCCACGACCTCACCCCCAGGCCCTGGCGGGTGGGGAAGACCTGGATCGTGGCGGGGAGCGCCGCCGGGAAGGCCCTGATGCGGGTGGACCTGAAGCTCTGGAAGGGGGGGATCGCCAACCTCCGGGTGCGGGTGCTCCCCGTTCTCGCGGAGCACCTGCCCAAGGCCGAGGACGTGGAGGCCTTCCTCAAGGCCCAGCTCGCCCCCCATCAGGACCACCTCTTCACCCCCTTGGCCCTTTCCGAGACCCTCCTCTACAAGCGGGACACCCTCTACTCCACCTGGGACCAGCTTGTAGGGGAGGCGGTGAGGGCCATTTACCCTGAGGTGGAGGTGGTCTTCAGCCCGGCGGTGCGCTGGGGGACCACCATCCTGCCGGGGCAGGCCATCACCTGGGACCACCTCTACGCCTACACCGGCTTCACCTACCCCGAGCTCTACCTCTTCTACCTCCGGGGAGAGCAGATCAAGGCGGTCCTGGAGGACATCGCCAGCAACGTCTTCACCCCGGACCCCTTCTACCAGCAGGGGGGGGACGTGAGCCGGGTCTTCGGCCTCCGCTACGTCCTGGACCCCGATGCCCCCACCGGGGCAAGGATCCGGGAGGTGGAGGTGGGGGGCAGGCCCCTGGACCCGAACCGCCGCTATTTGGTCGCCGCCTACGGGGGGAGGCTCCAGCGGGTGGGCGAGGCCAAGCCGGGGTACGAACCCAAGCCCATCTACGAGGTCCTCGCCGAGTACTTGAGGTCCGTGGGCCGGGTGCGCGTCCGGCCCGAGCCCAACGTGAAGGTCATTGGGCGCAGTTACCGCTTGCCGGAGGTGTGGGAATGA
- the soxX gene encoding sulfur oxidation c-type cytochrome SoxX, producing the protein MKGKAVLAVGVLLLGLGLSQGPFRARLEAAIQTGGEAFAQVMLSQDKAQALCTQYRDRLPPELVPAFLAEQRALIKYPASGKLMGDWKNGEKVFTDPKRGNCYACHQGDPREVAYGTMGPSLTGYGERGLSEAVVRYTYEKIYNAWAFVPCSLMYRGGVHGLFTPEETADLVAFLLDPESPINRR; encoded by the coding sequence ATGAAGGGAAAAGCGGTTTTGGCTGTAGGGGTTTTGCTCCTGGGCCTGGGGCTTTCCCAGGGGCCTTTTCGGGCCCGCCTCGAGGCCGCCATCCAGACGGGGGGCGAGGCCTTCGCCCAGGTGATGCTCTCCCAGGACAAGGCCCAGGCCCTCTGTACGCAGTACCGCGACAGGCTTCCCCCTGAACTTGTCCCGGCTTTCCTCGCGGAGCAAAGGGCCCTCATCAAGTACCCCGCCTCGGGGAAGCTCATGGGCGACTGGAAGAACGGGGAGAAGGTCTTCACCGACCCCAAGCGGGGCAACTGCTACGCCTGCCACCAAGGGGACCCCCGGGAGGTCGCCTACGGGACCATGGGGCCAAGCCTCACGGGCTACGGCGAGCGCGGCCTTTCGGAGGCGGTGGTGCGCTACACCTACGAGAAGATCTACAACGCCTGGGCCTTCGTCCCCTGTTCCCTCATGTACCGGGGCGGGGTGCACGGCCTCTTCACCCCCGAGGAGACCGCTGACCTGGTGGCCTTCCTCCTGGACCCCGAATCCCCCATCAACCGGAGGTGA
- the soxA gene encoding sulfur oxidation c-type cytochrome SoxA, whose product MSVRKKRLILLAGVALGALGGLVAYTQQNKPLDPFEEAMRQREMYLETFGVLPGDLFVEEGKELFYRKGPSGKTLEECDFGLGKGVLEGVYAVLPKYFPDTGRVEDLETRVYTCMQRVQGFKPEEIQRDEVRAITTFIASKSSKAKIQVVPKHPQEIAMYNLGRELWYTRAGPRDMSCAVCHEQYAGQRVRLSPVRSPRQGLGNEWPAYRFEEDKLYTMQDRIDFCYESIGIPKPEFYSEAHIALTTYILAEATKAGQAFLELPFFTR is encoded by the coding sequence GTGAGCGTGCGGAAGAAGCGTCTGATCCTGCTGGCCGGGGTGGCCCTGGGGGCGCTTGGGGGGCTTGTGGCCTACACGCAACAAAACAAGCCCCTGGATCCCTTTGAGGAGGCCATGCGCCAGCGGGAGATGTACCTGGAGACCTTCGGCGTCCTCCCCGGCGACCTCTTCGTGGAGGAGGGGAAGGAGCTCTTTTACCGGAAAGGGCCCTCGGGCAAGACCCTGGAGGAGTGCGACTTCGGCCTGGGCAAGGGGGTTTTGGAAGGGGTCTACGCCGTCTTGCCCAAGTACTTCCCCGACACGGGCCGGGTGGAGGACCTGGAGACCAGGGTCTACACCTGCATGCAACGGGTCCAGGGCTTCAAGCCCGAGGAGATCCAGCGGGACGAGGTGCGGGCCATCACCACCTTCATCGCCTCCAAGTCCAGCAAGGCCAAGATCCAGGTGGTGCCCAAGCACCCCCAGGAGATCGCCATGTACAACCTGGGGCGGGAGCTCTGGTACACCCGCGCCGGGCCCCGGGACATGAGCTGCGCCGTCTGCCACGAGCAGTACGCGGGCCAAAGGGTGCGGCTTTCCCCGGTGCGGAGCCCCAGGCAGGGCCTCGGCAACGAGTGGCCCGCCTACCGCTTTGAGGAGGACAAGCTCTACACCATGCAGGACCGGATTGACTTCTGCTACGAGTCCATCGGCATCCCCAAACCCGAGTTCTACTCGGAGGCCCACATCGCCCTCACCACCTACATCCTGGCCGAGGCCACCAAGGCGGGGCAGGCCTTCCTGGAGCTCCCCTTCTTCACGAGGTAG
- a CDS encoding rhodanese-like domain-containing protein, producing MRRRDLLALLPLLALARGQGGAGEDWTEAFGRFLKAVPPAGYLVYPTEAYDLLLFEPFVLDVRTAEERTRGYIPGSVHIYAGEVPDRLGELPRDKEALILVYCNSGSVSAVVAAFLQAKGYRNAKNIAHGFKGWLDAGLPVEGA from the coding sequence ATGCGCCGGCGGGACCTCTTGGCCCTCCTCCCCCTCCTCGCCCTGGCCCGGGGGCAGGGCGGGGCGGGGGAGGACTGGACCGAGGCCTTCGGCCGCTTCCTCAAGGCGGTGCCCCCGGCGGGCTACCTCGTCTACCCCACGGAGGCCTACGACCTCCTCCTCTTTGAGCCCTTCGTCCTGGACGTGCGCACCGCCGAGGAGAGGACGCGGGGTTACATTCCGGGCTCGGTGCACATCTACGCCGGGGAGGTCCCGGACCGCCTGGGGGAGCTTCCCCGGGATAAGGAGGCCCTGATCCTCGTCTACTGCAACTCGGGGAGCGTCTCCGCGGTGGTGGCGGCGTTTCTGCAGGCCAAAGGCTACAGGAACGCCAAGAACATCGCCCACGGTTTCAAGGGCTGGCTGGACGCCGGCCTTCCGGTGGAGGGAGCATGA
- a CDS encoding translation initiation factor 2, with protein sequence MKRILVAVLAALGLALAQALVVEVEGSLEDVEARALKALEAAGLQVDRVLNLGEQVRQVTGPGFPEYRLIVLKPEKGSVAAVSKNPMAAIVLPPTVFLTGEGERYLVGTFDPHLLFGMLGVYEGAVRDLGLRLQAALGRLGLVRRVAPAAMPDPQSGLMPALLYRVPQASVEEVVLLVETELTSRGLNLLPHVRVGPVTVIMPCKSEWARIMFLTQPAGGFAAPCRFFAMSMGEDVLVGAIEPMLMTIMPGVPGSEAVGMLQEARQVMGEVLESVGGKPYRPGQ encoded by the coding sequence ATGAAAAGGATCCTGGTGGCCGTTCTCGCGGCGCTGGGCCTGGCCTTGGCCCAGGCCCTGGTGGTGGAGGTGGAGGGTTCCTTGGAGGACGTGGAGGCGAGGGCCCTTAAGGCCCTCGAGGCGGCGGGCCTGCAGGTGGACCGGGTCTTGAACCTGGGCGAGCAGGTGCGCCAGGTGACGGGCCCGGGCTTCCCCGAGTACCGGCTCATCGTCCTGAAGCCGGAGAAGGGGAGTGTGGCCGCCGTGAGCAAGAACCCCATGGCGGCCATCGTCCTCCCGCCCACCGTCTTCCTGACGGGGGAGGGGGAGCGCTACCTGGTGGGCACCTTTGACCCCCACCTCCTTTTCGGGATGCTCGGGGTCTACGAGGGGGCGGTGCGGGACCTCGGCCTCAGGCTCCAGGCGGCCTTGGGGAGGCTCGGCCTGGTGCGCCGCGTGGCCCCCGCCGCGATGCCGGACCCGCAAAGCGGCCTGATGCCCGCCCTCCTCTACCGGGTCCCCCAGGCCAGCGTGGAGGAGGTGGTCCTCCTGGTGGAGACGGAGCTCACCTCGAGGGGCCTGAACCTCCTGCCCCACGTGCGGGTGGGCCCGGTCACGGTGATCATGCCCTGCAAGAGCGAGTGGGCCCGCATCATGTTCCTCACCCAGCCCGCCGGGGGGTTCGCCGCCCCTTGCCGCTTCTTCGCCATGTCCATGGGGGAGGACGTCCTGGTGGGGGCCATTGAACCCATGCTCATGACCATCATGCCCGGCGTCCCGGGCTCGGAGGCGGTGGGGATGCTCCAGGAGGCCCGGCAGGTGATGGGCGAGGTGCTGGAGTCCGTGGGCGGGAAGCCTTACCGCCCTGGGCAATAA
- the soxC gene encoding sulfite dehydrogenase, whose translation MDRRRFFRILGAGGLLGLFKAKAQGLPWTEETFAPTKTLGAPLAEYGERSPFEAGVVRYISPNLRTRHSGASFAPLERLEGVITPNGLHFERHHAGAPQVDPKHYRLVIHGMVERPLVLTLEDLKRFPSVTRTYFIECAGNGQNGYRNPPDPELTATRSRGLASNASWTGVPLALLLKEAGVKPGARWLIPEGMDAAMYTRSLPLEKAMEDVLVAYAQNGEALRPEQGYPVRLVVPGWEGSIQVKWLRRILVTDLPAMAKDETSEYTDVMADGRVLAFTWVMEPQSIITYPSGGQRVQPGFHEIRGLAWSGFGRIAKVEVSFDEGKTWRQATLEPPVEPYAFVRFKLPWYWDGKEVVLWSRAWDEKGNTQPTREEFFRRWSRNNRYHYNAIQAWRILPDGRVVNGDRPLGQGAFAPVGPVGGCDGEVLDV comes from the coding sequence ATGGACCGAAGGAGGTTTTTCCGGATTCTGGGCGCAGGGGGGCTTTTGGGCCTCTTCAAGGCCAAGGCCCAGGGGCTTCCCTGGACGGAGGAGACCTTCGCCCCCACCAAGACCCTGGGGGCGCCCCTCGCCGAATACGGGGAGCGGAGCCCCTTTGAGGCCGGGGTGGTGCGCTACATCTCCCCCAACCTCCGCACCCGCCACTCGGGGGCGAGCTTCGCCCCCCTGGAGCGGCTGGAGGGGGTCATCACCCCGAACGGCCTCCACTTTGAGCGCCACCACGCCGGGGCCCCGCAGGTGGACCCCAAGCACTACCGCCTGGTGATCCACGGGATGGTGGAGCGGCCTTTGGTCCTCACCCTGGAGGACCTGAAGCGCTTCCCCTCCGTGACCCGCACCTACTTCATTGAGTGCGCCGGGAACGGGCAAAACGGCTACCGCAACCCCCCGGACCCCGAGCTCACCGCCACCCGCAGCCGCGGCCTCGCCTCCAACGCCAGCTGGACCGGGGTGCCCCTGGCCCTCCTCCTCAAGGAGGCGGGGGTGAAGCCTGGGGCCAGGTGGCTCATCCCCGAGGGGATGGACGCCGCCATGTACACCCGTTCCCTCCCTCTGGAGAAGGCCATGGAGGACGTCCTCGTGGCCTACGCGCAAAACGGGGAAGCGCTTCGGCCTGAGCAGGGCTATCCCGTGCGTTTGGTGGTGCCGGGGTGGGAGGGGAGCATCCAGGTGAAGTGGCTGAGGCGCATCCTGGTCACGGACCTGCCCGCCATGGCCAAGGACGAGACCAGCGAATACACGGACGTCATGGCGGACGGGCGGGTCCTCGCCTTCACTTGGGTCATGGAGCCCCAGTCCATCATCACCTACCCCTCCGGGGGCCAGCGGGTCCAGCCCGGCTTCCACGAGATCCGGGGCCTGGCCTGGAGCGGCTTCGGCCGCATCGCCAAGGTGGAGGTTTCCTTTGACGAGGGCAAGACCTGGCGGCAGGCCACCCTCGAGCCTCCCGTGGAGCCCTACGCCTTCGTCCGCTTTAAGCTCCCCTGGTACTGGGACGGCAAGGAGGTGGTCCTCTGGAGCCGGGCCTGGGACGAGAAGGGCAACACCCAGCCCACCCGGGAGGAGTTCTTCCGCCGCTGGAGCCGGAACAACCGCTACCACTACAACGCCATCCAGGCTTGGCGGATCCTGCCGGACGGCCGGGTGGTGAACGGCGACCGCCCCCTGGGCCAAGGGGCCTTCGCCCCGGTCGGCCCCGTGGGGGGGTGCGATGGGGAGGTGTTGGATGTTTAG
- a CDS encoding c-type cytochrome → MFRRALAWGALLAALGLALAARYGLGTPISEELARQYDLRPVVLPDGRGLPPGEGRVEEGQRIYAQKCASCHGENGEGYPFNRLVSEPFPITPDTEPVEYAIGNYWPYATTLFDYIRRAMPFGQAGTLTDEEVYHLVAFLLYMNGIIDAGTPVNQKTLSEIRMPARELLELDPETKRRFPWLTLP, encoded by the coding sequence ATGTTTAGGCGCGCCCTCGCTTGGGGGGCCCTCCTCGCCGCCTTGGGCCTCGCCTTGGCCGCGCGTTACGGCCTGGGCACGCCCATCTCCGAGGAGCTCGCCCGCCAGTACGACCTTAGGCCCGTGGTTCTGCCCGACGGCCGCGGCCTTCCTCCCGGGGAGGGGAGGGTGGAGGAGGGCCAAAGGATCTACGCCCAGAAGTGCGCTTCCTGCCACGGGGAGAACGGGGAGGGGTATCCCTTCAACCGCCTGGTCTCCGAGCCTTTCCCCATCACCCCGGACACGGAGCCCGTGGAGTACGCCATCGGCAACTACTGGCCCTACGCTACCACGCTCTTTGACTACATCCGCCGGGCCATGCCCTTCGGCCAGGCGGGGACGCTGACGGACGAGGAGGTCTACCACCTCGTGGCCTTCCTCCTCTACATGAACGGGATCATTGACGCCGGCACCCCCGTGAACCAGAAGACCCTCTCCGAGATCCGGATGCCCGCCCGGGAGCTTCTGGAGCTGGACCCCGAGACCAAGCGCCGCTTCCCCTGGCTCACCCTGCCTTAG
- the ccdA gene encoding cytochrome c biogenesis protein CcdA — translation MTLSLTAAFLAGVLSFLSPCVLPLVPTYLFYLGGERGRPLFNAFFFILGFGAVFFLLGLPFTLLGGLLFEHRQTLARVGGAVLILFGLYMLGLRPRWGVALRYEGETGRPLGAFLLGATLALGWTPCIGPILGAILTLTAVGGGVGFLLAYILGLAVPFLLVALFAERLKGWLRRAGRLSHYVEVFAGVVLIAVGVLLLTDTFTALNTFFLRITPEWLQKYL, via the coding sequence ATGACGCTTTCCTTGACGGCGGCCTTTTTGGCGGGGGTGCTCTCCTTCCTCTCCCCCTGCGTCTTGCCCCTCGTTCCCACCTACCTCTTCTACCTGGGGGGGGAGAGGGGGCGCCCCCTCTTCAACGCCTTCTTCTTCATCCTGGGCTTTGGGGCGGTCTTCTTTCTCCTGGGCCTGCCCTTCACCCTCCTCGGGGGGCTCCTCTTTGAACACCGCCAGACCCTGGCCCGGGTGGGGGGGGCGGTGCTCATCCTCTTCGGCCTTTACATGCTGGGCCTGAGGCCCAGGTGGGGGGTGGCCCTCCGCTACGAGGGGGAGACGGGCCGCCCCTTGGGGGCCTTCCTCCTTGGGGCCACCCTGGCCCTGGGCTGGACCCCGTGCATCGGCCCTATCCTTGGGGCCATCCTGACCCTTACCGCCGTGGGGGGCGGGGTGGGGTTCCTCCTGGCCTACATCCTGGGCCTGGCGGTGCCCTTCCTCCTGGTGGCCCTTTTCGCCGAGCGGCTCAAGGGCTGGCTCAGGCGGGCCGGGCGGCTTTCCCACTACGTGGAGGTCTTCGCGGGGGTGGTCCTCATCGCCGTGGGGGTGCTCCTCCTCACCGACACCTTCACCGCCCTCAACACCTTCTTCCTCCGGATTACCCCGGAGTGGTTGCAGAAGTACCTGTGA
- a CDS encoding ABC transporter ATP-binding protein — MLLRLEAVSKRFGRDWVFRDLNLALKRGEVVALLGPNGSGKTTLLRLMAGLIRPTRGRVERRGRPLFLPNPPAFHRHLTAREHLLFDLGFHGAAGDWEGALARFALPPDLPLAAFSSGMKKRLALARLLLLRPDLWLLDEPETALDQEGRRLLLEVLEEARKGAGVVLATHDRALAEAVADRAVWLGAA, encoded by the coding sequence ATGCTCCTTCGCCTCGAGGCCGTTTCCAAGCGCTTTGGCCGCGACTGGGTCTTCCGCGATCTGAACCTTGCCCTAAAGCGGGGAGAGGTGGTGGCCCTCCTGGGCCCGAACGGCTCGGGCAAGACCACCCTCCTCCGCCTCATGGCGGGGCTTATAAGGCCCACCCGGGGCCGGGTGGAGCGAAGGGGAAGGCCCCTCTTCCTCCCCAACCCCCCCGCCTTCCACCGCCACCTCACCGCCCGGGAGCACCTCCTCTTTGACCTGGGCTTCCACGGGGCAGCGGGGGACTGGGAGGGGGCCTTGGCCCGCTTCGCCCTCCCCCCGGACCTTCCCCTCGCCGCCTTCTCCAGCGGGATGAAAAAGCGCCTCGCCCTCGCCCGCCTTCTCCTCCTGAGGCCCGACCTCTGGCTTTTGGACGAGCCGGAGACGGCCTTGGACCAAGAGGGGCGGAGGCTTCTTCTGGAGGTCTTGGAGGAGGCCCGTAAGGGCGCCGGGGTGGTCCTCGCCACCCACGACCGGGCCCTGGCCGAGGCGGTGGCCGACCGGGCGGTGTGGCTGGGGGCGGCGTGA
- a CDS encoding heme exporter protein CcmB, whose product MRRIWLLALRDLRLEVRDRLGVLSALAFLFVNLFVMALALGPEEGTLRRAAPGVLWVALAFLSTLLATRAFGRETEEGTLDDLLLVPGSKEWVYFGKLLFQLLVLLPLALLALFGAAGFFHVPLERGGALFLTLALGSLGYASVATFYAGLLSRLRGREVLLPLLLFSLVVPVVLASVRATAGVAEGLPLGEVAPWWQLLLVFDLVYVTASALLFPLVMEG is encoded by the coding sequence GTGAGGCGGATCTGGCTTCTGGCCCTTAGGGACCTCCGCCTCGAGGTCCGGGACCGCCTCGGGGTCCTCTCGGCCCTGGCCTTTCTCTTCGTCAACCTCTTCGTCATGGCCCTGGCCCTGGGCCCGGAGGAGGGGACACTGCGCCGGGCGGCCCCCGGGGTCCTCTGGGTGGCCCTGGCCTTCCTCTCCACCCTCCTCGCCACCCGGGCCTTCGGCCGGGAGACGGAGGAGGGAACGCTGGACGACCTCCTTCTCGTTCCCGGGAGCAAGGAGTGGGTCTACTTCGGCAAGCTTCTCTTCCAGCTCCTCGTCCTCCTGCCCTTGGCCCTCCTCGCCCTCTTTGGGGCCGCGGGGTTCTTCCACGTCCCCTTGGAACGCGGGGGGGCTCTCTTCCTCACCCTCGCCTTAGGAAGCCTGGGCTACGCCAGCGTGGCCACCTTCTACGCCGGGCTTTTGAGCCGCCTGAGGGGGCGGGAGGTCCTTCTTCCCCTTCTCCTCTTCTCCCTGGTGGTCCCCGTGGTCCTGGCCTCGGTGCGGGCCACGGCGGGGGTCGCCGAGGGGCTTCCCTTGGGGGAGGTGGCCCCTTGGTGGCAGCTGCTCCTCGTCTTTGACCTGGTCTACGTCACCGCGAGCGCCCTCCTCTTCCCCCTGGTCATGGAGGGGTAG
- the ccsA gene encoding cytochrome c biogenesis protein CcsA: MQKTASLSRPDGLTWAFLALGVLLLPLGLYLALAAPPDANQGYLVRIMYLHVPTAWVGYLAFFVTFLYSLLYLFRQDPRHDRIAAASAEIGLVFMGLALVTGMLWARPTWGVYWTWEPRLTTTAILFAVYVGYFLLRGAIEDPELRRKAAAAVGVLGFLNVPISYMSVKWWRSLHQTQSIDLTTGKIHMAPEMLQVLLFHLAVFTLLYLGFVRFRGLVAALEEAKEEA; encoded by the coding sequence ATGCAGAAGACCGCGTCGCTTTCCCGTCCCGACGGCCTCACCTGGGCCTTCCTGGCCCTTGGGGTGTTGCTCCTTCCCCTGGGGCTTTACCTCGCCCTCGCCGCGCCCCCGGACGCCAACCAGGGGTATTTGGTCCGGATCATGTACCTGCACGTTCCCACCGCCTGGGTGGGGTACCTGGCCTTTTTCGTCACCTTCCTCTACTCCCTCCTCTACCTCTTCCGCCAGGACCCGCGGCACGACCGGATCGCCGCCGCGAGCGCCGAGATCGGCCTTGTCTTCATGGGCCTTGCCCTGGTGACGGGGATGCTCTGGGCCCGGCCCACCTGGGGGGTCTACTGGACCTGGGAGCCCAGGCTCACCACCACGGCCATCCTCTTCGCCGTCTACGTGGGCTACTTCCTCCTCCGGGGGGCCATTGAGGACCCCGAGCTTCGCCGCAAAGCGGCGGCGGCCGTGGGCGTTTTGGGCTTCCTCAACGTGCCCATCAGCTACATGTCGGTGAAGTGGTGGCGGAGCCTGCACCAGACCCAGTCCATTGACCTCACCACGGGTAAGATCCACATGGCCCCGGAGATGCTTCAGGTCCTCCTCTTCCACCTCGCCGTCTTCACGCTTCTGTACCTGGGCTTCGTCCGCTTCCGCGGCCTCGTGGCGGCCCTGGAGGAAGCGAAGGAGGAGGCGTGA